In the genome of Drosophila pseudoobscura strain MV-25-SWS-2005 chromosome 3, UCI_Dpse_MV25, whole genome shotgun sequence, one region contains:
- the Or59c gene encoding putative odorant receptor 59c has protein sequence MKKPLFERLRPVPLTKSVVSSDACIYFYRAATFLGWVPPKARLHRWAYLLWTCTTMVLGLVYLPLGLTLTYVVHFDKFAASEFLTSVQVDINCIGNCVKACVTFSQMWRMRRINAMIAPLDERCTTLNQRQILHKMVARGNRIIVFFLSMYIGFTTTTLFSSVFAGKAPWQVYNPLVDWRQGTRQLWEASLLEYIVINIGICQELLSDSYPIVFLSIFRGHLAILKDRIKNLRCNPELSENENYQQLVDCIKDYRTIVQCCDLIRPIMSATIFAQFMLIGIVVGVASVNILFFTTSFWMTLSNIIFIAAICAESFPLCMTCELLIEDCESLASGIFHSNWMDAERRYRSAIIYFLHRVQQPIQFWAGAIFPISVQSNITVAKFAFSIITIVNQMNLADKFRKEA, from the exons ATGAAGAAACCCCTCTTTGAACGCCTACGACCGGTGCCACTCACCAAGAGCGTCGTCTCTTCAGACGCCTGCATATATTTTTATCGCGCTGCAACATTTTTGGGCTGGGTCCCACCCAAGGCGAGACTGCATCGATGGGCTTATCTGCTCTGGACCTGCACAACCATGGTGCTGGGGTTGGTGTACCTGCCGCTGGGTCTCACCCTCACCTATGTGGTGCACTTTGACAAGTTCGCGGCGAGCGAGTTCCTCACCTCGGTGCAGGTGGACATCAATTGCATTGGGAATTGCGTCAAGGCCTGTGTCACCTTCTCCCAGATGTGGCGCATGCGAAGGATCAACGCAATGATTGCCCCCCTAGATGAGCGCTGTACGACACTGAACCAGCGCCAGATACTCCATAAGATGGTGGCCCGGGGGAATCGAATCATTGTGTTCTTTCTCAGCATGTACATAGGGTTCACCACCACGACGCTGTTCTCGTCGGTGTTCGCGGGAAAGGCTCCCTGGCAGGTGTACAATCCGCTGGTTGACTGGCGGCAGGGCACGCGCCAGTTGTGGGAGGCCTCGCTCTTGGAATATATCGTCATTAACATTGGTATCTGTCAGGAGCTGCTCTCCGACAGCTATCCGATCGTTTTTTTGTCCATATTTCGCGGACATCTGGCCATTCTCAAAGATCGCATCAAGAATCTGCGCTGCAACCCCGAGCTCTCCGAGAATGAGAACTATCAGCAACTGGTGGACTGCATCAAGGATTATCGGACTATCGTGCA GTGCTGCGATCTTATAAGACCCATCATGTCGGCCACCATCTTTGCGCAGTTCATGCTGATTGGCATCGTCGTGGGTGTGGCGTCCGTCAACATACTGTTCTTCACCACCAGCTTCTGGATGACCCTGTCGAACATCATATTTATCGCTGCCATTTGTGCGGAATCCTTTCCGCTCTGCATGACCTGCGAACTCCTGATTGAGGACTGCGAATCCCTCGCCAGTGGCATTTTTCACTCAAACTGGATGGACGCGGAACGGCGCTACAGGTCAGCGATAATTTACTTTCTGCACAGGGTGCAGCAGCCCATACAGTTCTGGGCTGGGGCCATCTTTCCCATATCCGTGCAGAGCAACATCACGGTGGCCAAGTTCGCCTTTAGTATCATCACTATTGTTAATCAAATGAATCTGGCAGATAAGTTTCGAAAGGAAGCTTAA
- the Or59b gene encoding odorant receptor 59b codes for MVLFELINPAPLTEAVKSREGNIYLYRAMWLIGWIPPKEGALRYVYLFWTCVPFAFGVFYLPVGFIISYVKEFKNFTPGEFLTSLQVCINVYGASVKSTITYLFLWRLRKTEQMLDTLDGRLQTESDRQKIHNMVARCNYAFLIYSFIYCGYAGSTFLSYALSGRPPWSVYNPFVDWRDGLGSLWLQSIFEYITMSFAVLQDQLSDTYPLMFTIIFRAHMDVLKDHVRSLRMDPDKSEADNYQDLVNCVIDHKIILRCCDMIRPMISRTIFVQFALIGSVLGLTLINVFFFSNFWKGVASFLFVITILLQTFPFCYTCNLLIDDGDDLANTIFQSNWVDAEPRYKATLVHFIHNAQQPIIFIAGGIFPISMSSNISVAKFAFSIITIVRQMNLAEKFQ; via the exons ATGGTGTTGTTTGAGCTGATAAATCCGGCTCCGCTGACTGAGGCTGTCAAGTCCCGCGAGGGgaacatttatttgtatagGGCCATGTGGCTAATCGGTTGGATACCACCCAAGGAGGGAGCTCTGCGGTATGTCTACCTCTTCTGGACCTGCGTGCCGTTCGCCTTTGGGGTTTTCTACTTGCCGGTGGGCTTTATCATCAGCTATGTGAAGGAGTTCAAGAACTTTACGCCCGGAGAGTTCCTCACGTCGCTGCAGGTGTGCATCAACGTGTACGGGGCATCGGTGAAGTCAACGATCACGTATTTGTTCCTCTGGCGGCTGCGGAAGACGGAGCAGATGCTGGACACGTTGGACGGGCGGTTGCAGACCGAAAGCGATCGCCAGAAGATCCACAATATGGTGGCCCGCTGCAACTACGCCTTTCTCATCTATAGTTTTATTTACTGCGGCTATGCGGGATCCACGTTCCTCTCATATGCGTTGAGTGGTCGTCCGCCCTGGTCGGTGTACAATCCGTTCGTCGACTGGCGCGACGGCCTTGGCAGCCTGTGGTTACAGTCCATCTTCGAGTACATCACCATGTCCTTTGCCgtgctgcaggaccaactgtccgACACGTATCCTCTCATGTTCACCATCATCTTTCGGGCCCACATGGATGTGCTGAAGGATCATGTGAGGAGTCTGCGCATGGATCCGGATAAAAGCGAAGCGGACAACTATCAGGATCTGGTCAACTGTGTGATTGATCACAAGATAATACTGAG ATGCTGCGACATGATCCGTCCCATGATATCCCGCACAATTTTTGTGCAGTTCGCGCTAATTGGATCCGTGCTGGGACTCACTCTGATCAATGTGTTCTTCTTCTCCAACTTTTGGAAGGGCGTGGCCTCGTTTCTGTTTGTCATCACCATCCTGCTGCAGACATTTCCCTTCTGCTACACATGCAATCTTCTAatcgacgacggcgacgattTGGCCAACACCATTTTCCAGTCCAATTGGGTGGATGCCGAGCCGCGGTACAAGGCCACCCTGGTCCACTTTATACACAATGCCCAGCAGCCGATTATCTTTATAGCCGGCGGcatatttcccatttccatgaGCAGCAACATAAGC GTGGCCAAATTTGCTTTCAGCATTATCACAATAGTGCGACAAATGAATCTGGCCGAGAAGTTCCAGTAA
- the SkpF gene encoding S-phase kinase-associated protein 1: MPLVRLESSDGVVFDTDADTAKCSGTIKNMLEDCGLEHEEDHDHPIIPVPHVNSTILKMILTWAKYHMNDVPPAKDADKKDGKMEEYPICEWDADFFSTVDHGTLFELIIAANYLDIRGLMNSACQTVANMIKGHTPEQIRLIFNIPREPTEKDLYENHSVGSSDSEEN, from the coding sequence ATGCCCCTCGTCAGGTTGGAGTCCTCCGATGGTGTTGTTTTCGACACCGATGCCGACACTGCCAAATGTTCGGGCACCATTAAAAATATGCTGGAGGATTGCGGGCTGGAGCACGAGGAGGACCATGACCATCCCATCATACCCGTGCCCCATGTGAACTCAACGATTCTGAAAATGATCCTGACCTGGGCCAAATACCATATGAATGACGTTCCACCTGCGAAAGATGCAGATAAGAAGGATGGGAAAATGGAGGAGTATCCCATCTGTGAGTGGGATGCAGACTTCTTCTCGACGGTCGATCACGGCACTCTCTTCGAGCTGATCATTGCCGCCAATTACTTGGACATTAGGGGACTGATGAATTCCGCCTGCCAGACGGTGGCCAACATGATCAAGGGCCACACTCCCGAACAGATTCGGCTTATCTTCAACATTCCAAGGGAACCAACAGAAAAGGATTTGTATGAAAATCATAGCGTCGGGAGCAGTGACAGCGAAGAGAACTAG